The Amycolatopsis japonica nucleotide sequence TGCTTGCCGCACCCAGGTCGAAGTACAGGTCACGGTGCCTGGATCAGACTGTCCGAAGGACGAAGCACGGTCGACCTCGCAGATGGTGCGGGTCGTCGCCGGGCCCCATTCCGCCCAGGAGGTGGCTTTCTCCAGTTCGGCGAATCGATCCGCGGCCCAGCGATCGTGCCGATCACGGTCAGCCACGGCATCGGCGCCCGTCGCCGCGGCCTTGTAGTCGCGGCATGTGGGCCTCGGGCATCGTCGTCGCGCTGATCGCTCGCTCATCGGCATGAGGGTGCGTCGCTCCCACCCGCACGGCGGCAAATGGGTGCGTTTGTCAGGAGTAGGGCTCGTATGCAACCTTCTCGGACCTCGACACATCCGCCCCGACCAAGGTGGAACGCCGTAGCCCGCCCCTCGACCGCAATATCGATGAAGTAGTCGATCGCCCGGTGATCAACGACGGAATCGTCACCCAACTCGGCTGGGACACAGACGGCTCCGTGGTGATCGACAGACTCAAGAATCGCGCGATCCGACAAGGTGGCTGCGCGGTCCTCGAAGTGAGTGCGTGCCGATCAGCGCAGAATGATTCCCACCTTCGGGTGGCCATCACCGTGGCGGCGGGCGGACGCGAACGCCTCGGCGATGTCTCCGAGGTCGAAGGCGTGCTCGAGGCAATGGTCGACCACTATCTCGCCGCTTCGGATCAGATCCACGGCTCGCCGGAACGACACCAGGCCCGGTTCCTTCTGCGTTCCGTTGACCCATTCCATCCGTACCGACTTGCGGAATGCCCGCTCCACCGGGAACGGGGCCGTGCCCTTGCGTTCGGGGAAGCCGAAGAACCCGATCGTGCCGCGCTCCCGGACGGCTTCGACCGCCTCCACCCTGCAGGCGTCGGGCCCGGCGGCTTCGACGACGAGGTCCACGCCGATACCGCCGGTCATCTCGCGTGCCGTGTCCGCGAGAGCCGCTCGTCGTGCGTCGACCACTTGTGCGCCCAGCCGGTCCGCGACGACGAGCCTGCCGGGATCGAGGTCCGACACGAGCACGGACTCACATCCCATGCGGCGCAGCAACTGCAAGAAGAACAATCCCGCGGAGCCCGCACCGATCACGGCCGCGGTCCGGGGTGGGGGTCCGTCGACGAATTTCGCCATCCCGAACACCGTGGTCCCGAGTTGTTGTGCGAGCAGCAGGCGGGACAGGTCGCCCTCGCGCGGAACCGGTACCAGGCTCCCCTCGTCGACGACCTGGTATTCGGCGAAGCAACCGGTGTGTTCCACAGGCGGCACGGTGAGCACAGGATCGCCGGCGGCGAAGGCTCGGCTGCGGCTTTCCGCCACCACTCCGATGCCCTCGTGCCCTGGATAGCCAGGGCTGCCCAACCGCTC carries:
- a CDS encoding zinc-binding dehydrogenase; translation: MTMRAAYLAEPGVVAVGRFPIPRPEEGQVLVEMRHASICGSDVHIVFDGFHDQERLGSPGYPGHEGIGVVAESRSRAFAAGDPVLTVPPVEHTGCFAEYQVVDEGSLVPVPREGDLSRLLLAQQLGTTVFGMAKFVDGPPPRTAAVIGAGSAGLFFLQLLRRMGCESVLVSDLDPGRLVVADRLGAQVVDARRAALADTAREMTGGIGVDLVVEAAGPDACRVEAVEAVRERGTIGFFGFPERKGTAPFPVERAFRKSVRMEWVNGTQKEPGLVSFRRAVDLIRSGEIVVDHCLEHAFDLGDIAEAFASARRHGDGHPKVGIILR